GGCCATGGACGGAGACCGTGTCGCAGTTTCCCTGCAGCGTTCCCTCCCCAAAGGATGGAAAAAACATCGCAAGGGACGTCCCTCCAGCCTGGAAGAATTCCAGATCAAAGTCCGCGTCGAGAATATCCTGGCACGCAGGACACAGGTCTGGGTGGGAAACTTCAGGCCGACCCGCTCCTTCGGCAAGGTCTTCGGAGACGGCATCTCGTCACCGGAATACATTGAGTTGACGGAGAAACCGAAACAGGCCATCGAATCCGGCATGCTGGTTACAGTTTCACCCGTCTCATGGGGAGAAGGCAGAATTCCGTCCCGCGGTACCGTTCTGGAGGTTCTGGGCTATCCGAAAGACCCTCATGTGGATATGGAAGCCGTCATCCGCAAATACCAGCTCCCTCGCCAGTTCCCGCAGGATGTCATCCGCAATACCGAGGAACTGACTGAAGATCTCGACCAACAGGAACTGGCTCGGAGAGAAGACTGGACGGACCGCCCCGTCATGACTATTGACCCCGAAGGAGCCCGCGACTTCGACGATGCCATCCACGTCACCCGCGATGCAGACGGATGGGAACTAGCCGTCCACATCGCAGACGTTTCCCATTACGTTGCCATCGGTTCCCCTTTGGACGAAGAGGCCATGAAGAGAGGAAACTCCACCTACCTCCCCGACAGGGTTATTCCCATGCTCCCCCCACGCCTGTGCGATGATTTGTGCAGTCTTAGAGCAGGCGTCATCCGCCTGACCAAGGTCTGCGTCATGCGCTTCAACACCAAGGGAGAACGTATTAAAACGAAATTCGCGGACGCCTATATCCGCAACGAACGGCAAATGACCTACCCCGAAGCCTATCAACTCATGAACGGCAAGGGAAAAGACGATTTAAGCCGCATGCTGAAGGACGCATGGGATCTTGCTTCCCTGCTCCGCCGCAAGCGTTTTGCAAACGGAGCTCTGGATCTGGATTTCCCCGAAGTACGCGTTCTGCTGGATACCCAGGGTAAAGCCGTCAAAATCGTCTCGGAAGAATATGACGAAAGCCACCAGATGATTGAAGAATGCATGCTGGCAGCCAACGAAGCCGTAGCCGAAGCTCTGAAAAACAAAAACCGTCCCACGATCTACCGTGTCCATGAGGATCCGGACGAAGCCAAGCTCAATGCTTTCGGTGAACTCTGCAAAGTCTACGGGCACACGGTTCATGATCTGACGAATAAGAAAAACCTGATGACCCTGCTAGCCTCCATCAAGGGATCTCCCGACGAGCAAATCATGAAAATATCCCTGCTCAAAAGCTTGATGAGGGCCCGATACGACACATCGCCTCTGGGACACTACGGACTTTCCAAGACCAATTACTGCCATTTCACCAGCCCCATTCGCCGGTACGCCGACCTGGTTGTCCATCGTTCCCTGAACGCCTTGCTTGATAACCCTCCCGCCAATGCCTCACGCGGAGCCGGTTCCGTTGCCAGGCTCCAGGAAATCGCGGATCATATTTCCGACACGGAACGCGTCTCTGCCTCGGCCGAAAAGGAATCCAACATGATCAAGCTCATGGAATGGCTGGAAGAACAGACTCACGCCCAAACTCCCGAAGTCCACAGGGCCATCATTTCGGAAGTACGCCATTTCGGACTCCTCGTGGAAATCCCCCGCCTGCAGATCAAGGGGCTTGTCAAGCCGGACTCCTTCCCCAAAGGCAACTGGAGATACGAGAGTTTTGCAGACCGTTGGTCACACTCGAAAGGAAGTTCCCTCCAGCCAGGACGCATCCTGCCGGTCATCCCCGTCAAAGTCGACCGGGACAAACAGTGGGTGGACTTCGCCGTCGTCAGAAATCTCTTCGAAAAGG
This is a stretch of genomic DNA from Akkermansia sp. N21116. It encodes these proteins:
- a CDS encoding VacB/RNase II family 3'-5' exoribonuclease codes for the protein MNGNLRAQVLELMGRADYEPLNKSELSRKLDLQGSDRSSLRILMDELERDHSVVRLKKGRFALKVVNHDLVTGRIRRLKSGKCLFIPDKGDAVAREYGWDTESIPEIIIQPNRLNTAMDGDRVAVSLQRSLPKGWKKHRKGRPSSLEEFQIKVRVENILARRTQVWVGNFRPTRSFGKVFGDGISSPEYIELTEKPKQAIESGMLVTVSPVSWGEGRIPSRGTVLEVLGYPKDPHVDMEAVIRKYQLPRQFPQDVIRNTEELTEDLDQQELARREDWTDRPVMTIDPEGARDFDDAIHVTRDADGWELAVHIADVSHYVAIGSPLDEEAMKRGNSTYLPDRVIPMLPPRLCDDLCSLRAGVIRLTKVCVMRFNTKGERIKTKFADAYIRNERQMTYPEAYQLMNGKGKDDLSRMLKDAWDLASLLRRKRFANGALDLDFPEVRVLLDTQGKAVKIVSEEYDESHQMIEECMLAANEAVAEALKNKNRPTIYRVHEDPDEAKLNAFGELCKVYGHTVHDLTNKKNLMTLLASIKGSPDEQIMKISLLKSLMRARYDTSPLGHYGLSKTNYCHFTSPIRRYADLVVHRSLNALLDNPPANASRGAGSVARLQEIADHISDTERVSASAEKESNMIKLMEWLEEQTHAQTPEVHRAIISEVRHFGLLVEIPRLQIKGLVKPDSFPKGNWRYESFADRWSHSKGSSLQPGRILPVIPVKVDRDKQWVDFAVVRNLFEKEDQ